A genomic stretch from Candidatus Eremiobacteraceae bacterium includes:
- a CDS encoding glycoside hydrolase family 57 protein has protein sequence MLCWHMHQPSYRASDGEYRQPWVYLHAMKDYADMAWHLEQVASARATVSFAPVLLDQLDDYSAQFEARSFRDPLLRALQRGDADAPDRRRQLAYQLCRANYERIVRRFPAYERLFHLAEAEAWGGQPLSEQDRADTIVWYHLAWLGEGARRSDVRAQDLMAKARAFDAADRNVMLDIVGDQVRGIVERYRRLAHDGRIELAMSPYSHPMMPLLIDFAAARESRPSVALPAAAYPGGEQRITDQLKAGVSTHAAHFGSSPRGCWPSEGGISERTIAALCARRFAWTASGELVLANSLRASAHGADPGPREGYLYTPYAVHTEAGTIACFFRDDDLSDRVGFIYAPWRADDAVADLTAALESIAQQPSDGPARVVTIILDGENAWEHYADNAFEFLSTMYRRLSTNPTLNLTTFAAHLAHSPALPPLERIVAGSWVYGTFETWVGDPDKNHGWDLLCAAKRAYDETLAAGVLGEAERENAQRCLRRAESSDWFWWFGGYNPPAPVRDFERLYRRHLRDLYAALGRAAPPELDVPVSIGTGEQVYDGVMRRAKEPDPQ, from the coding sequence GTGTTGTGCTGGCACATGCACCAGCCTAGTTATCGCGCGTCCGACGGCGAGTATCGCCAGCCCTGGGTCTACCTGCACGCCATGAAAGACTATGCGGACATGGCCTGGCACTTGGAGCAGGTCGCATCGGCGCGCGCAACGGTGAGCTTCGCGCCGGTGCTGCTCGATCAGCTCGACGACTACAGCGCGCAGTTCGAAGCGCGCTCGTTTCGCGACCCGCTGCTGCGCGCGCTGCAGCGCGGCGACGCCGACGCCCCGGATCGTCGCCGCCAACTCGCGTACCAACTGTGCCGCGCCAACTACGAGCGCATCGTGCGGCGTTTCCCGGCGTACGAGCGGTTGTTCCACCTCGCCGAAGCCGAGGCGTGGGGCGGGCAGCCGCTGTCGGAGCAGGACCGGGCCGACACGATCGTCTGGTACCATCTCGCTTGGCTCGGCGAGGGCGCCCGGCGTAGCGACGTGCGCGCACAGGATCTCATGGCCAAGGCGCGCGCGTTTGACGCCGCGGACCGAAACGTGATGTTGGACATCGTCGGCGACCAAGTGCGCGGCATCGTCGAGCGCTACCGGCGTTTGGCGCATGATGGGCGCATCGAGCTTGCGATGTCGCCCTATTCCCACCCTATGATGCCGCTGCTGATCGACTTCGCCGCCGCGCGCGAATCGCGGCCGAGCGTGGCCTTGCCGGCGGCCGCCTACCCGGGCGGAGAGCAGCGCATCACCGACCAGCTCAAGGCCGGCGTGAGCACGCACGCAGCGCACTTCGGCTCCTCACCCAGGGGATGCTGGCCGTCCGAAGGCGGCATCTCCGAGCGCACGATCGCGGCGTTGTGCGCGCGCCGGTTCGCCTGGACGGCGAGCGGCGAGCTCGTGCTGGCCAATAGCCTGCGGGCGAGCGCGCACGGCGCCGATCCGGGTCCTCGCGAGGGCTATCTGTATACGCCATACGCGGTGCACACGGAGGCAGGCACGATCGCATGCTTCTTCCGTGACGACGACCTCTCGGACCGCGTCGGATTCATCTACGCGCCCTGGCGTGCGGATGACGCCGTCGCCGATCTGACTGCCGCGCTCGAGTCCATCGCGCAGCAGCCGAGCGATGGGCCGGCACGCGTGGTCACCATCATCCTCGACGGGGAAAACGCGTGGGAGCACTACGCGGATAACGCGTTCGAATTCTTGAGCACGATGTACCGGCGCCTGAGCACAAACCCGACGCTCAACTTGACCACGTTCGCCGCACACCTCGCGCACTCTCCTGCGCTGCCGCCGTTGGAGCGCATCGTCGCGGGCAGCTGGGTGTACGGCACGTTTGAGACCTGGGTCGGCGACCCGGATAAGAACCATGGCTGGGATCTGCTGTGCGCCGCCAAACGCGCATACGACGAGACGCTCGCGGCGGGCGTGCTCGGCGAAGCCGAGCGAGAGAACGCGCAGCGATGTTTGCGGCGCGCCGAGAGCTCCGATTGGTTCTGGTGGTTCGGCGGCTACAATCCGCCGGCTCCGGTGCGCGATTTCGAGCGTCTCTATCGCCGGCATCTGCGTGATCTGTACGCCGCGCTCGGCCGCGCCGCGCCGCCGGAGCTCGACGTACCGGTGAGCATCGGTACCGGCGAGCAGGTCTACGACGGCGTGATGCGACGCGCCAAAGAGCCCGACCCGCAATGA